One Eubacterium sp. AB3007 genomic window, AGGTGATCTCCTCGATATCCTCATCCGGGTAGTCGATGTTCACGGTCAGATCCACCAGAATGTCCACCAGCATGGCACGGATGCTCCGGATCTTTTCCGAGAAAACGCCCTCCAGCTGATCCAGCGCCACATCGAAGGCTTTGTCCGCCCGGGCGGATACCAGATCCATCACCGCCTCCGCCTGGGCCAGGTCGATGCGCCCGTTCAGAAACGCGCGCTTGGTGAATTCGCCCGGCTCCGCCATCCGTGCTCCCGCCCGGAGGATCAACGCAAGGGTCCGCCGGAGGGGGATCTGTCCCCCGTGGCAGTAGATCTCCCCCACGTCCTCACAGGTATAGGTGGCCGGAGCAGGCATGAACACGCCAAGCACCTCGTCGATGACCTGAGGGGCCTCACCGCGCGCCCCGGCATCCACGATATGTCCGTACGTCATGCGCCGGGGGACAAGGTTTTGTGCTCCCGCCGGCCGAAAGACCTCCTCCATGACTTGTCTTGTGTTCTCGCCGCTAATGCGGATCATGCCGACGCCGCCCTCTCCGAGGGGTGTGGCGATGGCTGCGATGGTTTCTTCCATGATGTCTCCCCTGCGATTACGTCAGATCTTTGTAGCTGATAGACGGATTATACTGCTTATCGTATGTGATGTGCGAATTCAGATAACAGCGCATTTTGATAAGGTTATCCTTGGGGCCGAGTTCCCGGTGGCCATATCTATTGATTTTCAGTTTACCCTTCTTGACGGTCAGCACGTTTAGGCTTTCGTATCCCATGTGCCCCCAGTGCATGACGATGCCCTTGTGTTTCGGGTAAGCGGCGAAGGCCGTGTGATCGCACCCGACCGATCCCACCTTCTTCACTTTTCCAGCCTTGTAGCGGAAGACCAGGACCTTCACGTCCGCTTCGCAGGAGCCAAGCTCCACCAGAAGATCGGCTTTCTTGTCGTTGTCGATATCGGTCAGAAAATAACCCCATACGAAGGGCTCTCCGTAGTTGGTATCGATGCCGTACTTGTTGACGTAGTGTTTGACCTTCTGCAGATAGGCCTGCCTCATATCCGCCGGCATGGTCGCAACGCATTTCTCCTTGGCGTGCTTGCGCATCTTCTTGGCGTATTTCCGTACCTTGGAGTACTGGGCCTTCTTGTAATACTTCAGGACCTTCTTCATGTTCTTGCCGTCGGATTTCTCTGAGGCATGTACCGGCGCGGCACCTGCGAACAAAAGAGCTGCGATGCACACTAACGCAACGGCGAGCCTCATACTTAGCTTTCTTTCCATCATAAACATCTCCTCTCCTTGTCGACTGCTTTCTCTTTTCCATTATACCATGAACGCCCAAAAGAAAATAGCCCGGATGCCCGGACTATTTTGTCTCTTGATATCTCTTTACCTTTCCGGTGGTGGTCTTCACCATCTCCTCGGTCTGTACGCTGAACCGGTGGACGTGCTTGTACTTGGGCATGTCCTCGTTGATACGATCCAGGTCCGCCGCGACCACAGCCCGTACAGCCTCTTCGGTGGTCGCCCCGTAGGACCCCTCCATCACCTCCGGATCGTAGACGATCTTGGCCACCAGCACCTGATCCTTGTCGTCCGCGCCCTCTCGGCGCACCTCGCTGTAGATGATGTTCTCCTTCACGTAGGGCAGTTCCTCCAGGATGGTCTCGATCTCCTCCGGATAGACGTTCTTGCCGTTCTTCAGCACGATCACGTTCTTGGAACGCCCACAGATGTGGATACAGCCCTTCTTGTCCAGATAGGCCAGATCCCCCGTGTGGAGCCATCCGTCCTGCAGGACCTTGGCGGTCTCCTCCGGTTCCTCGTAGTACCCCATCATCACGCTGGGAGAGCGGACGATGATCTCACCCACACCTTCCTCGTTGGGAGCATCCAGTTCCACGTCCATGCCCGGCAGTCCCAGACCGATGGATCCCGGTGAGCGGGTGAACAGATTCTCTCCAGCGATGACCGGCGCAGACTCTGTCATGCCGTAGCCCTGGACGACTTCCACGCCCAGCTCCGACCATCCTCTGATGACCGCCGCATCCAGCGCCGAAGCCCCGCTGACCACCATGCGCAGTTCTCCGCCCAGCTCCTTCAAAACATCCTTGAACAGGCGGCGACGAACATCGATGCCCACCTTGCGGAGCACCTTCGCAATCCGGATGCCCCGGCGGAAGGTCTTCTCCTTCCCCTGCTTCTTCACTGCCGCCAGGATCTTCTTGTACATGGCCTCCATCAGCAGCGGCACGCCAACGAACACCGAGACGTGGTATTCCTGGAAATTCTTCTGCAGATACTTCAGCCCGTCGCAGAAGACGGTGGTGGATCCGCAGGCATACATCAGCAGCTGGCAGCTGCCTCCAAAGGTGTGGTGATACGGCAGCAGGGCGATGTTCACGTCCCCGTACTCGATATTCTCCACCTGCTTCAGCGCATATATATTGAACATGATATTCCGCTGGCTCAACATCACTGCTTTGGCCGCGCTGGTAGTACCGGAGGTGAAGATCAGTGCCGCCACCGCCTCACGATCCACCGGCAGTTTCAGGAACGTGTCGTCCCCCTCCGCCAGCAGCCGGCGCCCATGCTCCAGGATCTGCGCGTAGCACAGGAACTCGCTTCCGCTATCCATGCAGATGAACGTCTCCACCGTGCTCTCCTCCTGCTTCAGCTGATCCGCCAGCGCCCGGTGCTTCTTGTCAAAGATCAGCACCTTGCTCTGGCTCTTGTCCAGCGAAGTCTTCAGCTCCGCATAGGGCAGCCCCTTGTCCAGCGGTACCACGATGCCCAGCCCCGACATGGTCGCCAGGTAGGCCAGCTGCCATCCGTATGAGTTCTCTCCGATGATGGCAATGCGGGTATCCCTCACGCCCATGGCACAAAGCCCTGTTCCCAGCGCCTGTACCTCGTCCCGCAACTCCCGGAAGGTGACCTCCCTGTATTCCTGTTTTTCTCCGCGCTTGGCGCGCTTCTCTTTAAATATAAAGGCTTTGTCCTCCCCGTATTTCTCTACCGTGAAATCCAACAGCGCCTTCACGTGCGCATGCTCCTCCGAGGGGTATACAGGCTTCAGCTGCCCGACCTTGATGTTTTCGCTCATCGTCATGCACTCCTTTCCACAATAACGAAGAAAGTATACCACAACATACGGGATGGTTCAAGTTTTTTAATTAATTTCTTACGCAAAAGAAAAAGGGAAAGAGAAAGAGATCCGAAGAGTCCTTGTTTAGCAAGCACCGGAGGCGGTGAATGGTTCCCTGTTCCGCGATTGGCGATTTATTTCGCGTTTGCGGAACAAAACACAGGATTTGTTCCGCGATTGGCGTATTTTTTCTGGTTTGCGGAACCCTGTTCCGCGATTGGCGATTTATTTCGCGTTTGCGGAACAAAACACAGGATTTGTTCCGCGATTGGCGTATTTTTTCTGATTTGCGGAACCCTGTTCCGCGATTGGCGATTTATTTCGCGTTTGCGGAACAAAACACAGGATTTGTTCCGCGATTAGCGTATTTTTTCTGGTTTGCGGAACTCAGTTCCGCGATTGGCGATTTATTTCGCGTTTGCGGAACAAAACACAGGATTTGTTCCGCGATTGGCGTATTTTTTCTGGTTTGCGGAACTCAGTTCCGCGATATGAGATTTTCCATCAGTTAGCGGAACAAAACAGGATCTGTTCCACTAACTGCTACACTCACTCTTCCCGTGCAACGCGATTGGTGTTGAGGCTGTGCATCTCCGGCATCAGCTCCGTCACCACGGTGTGGAGCATCTGATCAAACTGCTCGATCTCCTCTGGAGAGAACCGTTCCTTCATGCGCGCTGCCACCAGATTGAGATAATCCAGCGCGGATCCGTATTTCTCACGGTATTTCGGCATGGGACGCAGGTGGTACTCCCGCTTGTCTTTCTTAGACTGGATCTTGGAAATGTAGCCCTTGTTGATCAGCCGGTTGATCCTGTAGGCGGCGTTGGGGCCTGACAGCCCGGCGTAATGCGCAAAATCATTGATCGTAGGACGCCGCAACGCGATGATCAACTCCAGGTACACGATCTCCTGTACAGAGAGAGAGTCCTCCTGTTTCTCATCCGGCTCACGAAGGAACTGGCCGTAAAGATGAAGTTTGAACTTGTTGTAAACTCTGGTCAGGTTCTTCTCTAACATAGGGTCTCGGCCTCCTTTACGTACCTATTATACCAGAGTCATCATTTAATGACAAACGACAATTTCGCCTGAGCTACGATCTCTCCATCCACGCTAGCCACCGCGTTTCCAAAGCCCATCGGCCCCCGCCGTGACTCGATCTCGCAGTAGAGCTCCAGCACATCTCCCGGCAGGACCTCGTGCTTGAACCGGCACTGCCGGACGCCGCCGAACATGGCGAGCTTGCCACGGTTCTCTTCTTCGTACAAAAGCGCAACGGCCCCTGTCTGCGCCAGCGCCTCCAGGATCAGCACCCCAGGCATCACAGGATAGTTGGGAAAGTGTCCCGTAAACTGCCCTTCGTTCGCAGATACACACTTGATCCCATAGGCATACTTGCCCGGTTCCATATCGGTGATCCGATCCACCATCAGGAAGGGATACCTGTGGGGAAGGATCTGCCGGATCTCTTGGATGTTCAGTTTCATACATACCTCCTACTCTGCCCGCCGGAATACCAGCGAGGCGTTGTGTCCGCCGAATCCCAGGGAATTACTCATGGCGTACTCTCCCTGGAAAGCCTTGGCCTTCCCCGGCGCGATATCCAGATCACAATCCGGATCCGGCACCTGATAGTTGATCGTGGGCGGCGCCATCTGCTTTCGCAGCGCCTCCACCGTCAGGATCGATTCCAGTCCACCGGAAGCTCCCAGCGCATGGCCCATCATAGACTTTGTGGAGGACATCACCAGATCCTCTGCCGCCTCCCCGAACGCCTTCCGGACCGCCCGCGTCTCACACCGGTCGTTCAGCGGGGTGCCGGTACCGTGGGCGTTGATGTAGCCGATCTCCTGGGGGGACACCGCCGCGTCTTCCATGGCAAGACACATAGCATCGGCCGCGCCTTCGCCGTCTTCTCTGGGAGCGGTCATGTGGTGCGCGTCGCAGCTTGCGCCGTAGCCCACGATCTCTCCCAGGATCTCAGCGCCCCTGGCCACCGCATGATCGTAGGTCTCCATCATCAGCACGCCGGCGCCTTCGCCCATCACGAATCCGGCTCGCTCCTTGTCGAAGGGGATCGACGCCCGCGCCGGATCCTTCGCCTCGGACAAAGCCCTCATCGAGGTGAATCCACCGATGCCCAGCTCCGTGATGCAGCTCTCCGTACCACCGGCCAGGATCACATCCGCATAGCCGTCCCGCAGCGCGTGGAACGCCTCGCCGATCGCGTTGGAGGCCGAGGCACAGGCAGTCACGATGCAGTTGCAGCTGCCCCGGAACCCGAGGCGGATCGCCGTCAGCCCCGCTGCCATGTTGGTGATGGCCATGGGGACGAACAGGGGAGACACCATATCGAAGCCCCTCTTCTGCCCACGCGAATGCTCCCGCTCGATGATCCCCAGACCGCCGATCCCGCTGGAGAGATAGACGCTGCAGCGCACCGAGTCTTCCTTCTCCATGTCCAGACCGCTCTGTCGGAACGCTTCCATCGATGCAGCGACTGCAAACTGCGTGAACCGGGCGGTCCGCCTGGCTTCCATCTTGTCAAAATACGCCGAAGGGTCAAAGTCCTTCACTTCCGCCGCTACGCTGACTTTGTGCCCGGATGCGTCGAAGGACGTGATCTCTCCGATCCCGCACACTCCCGCAAAAGCGTGCTCGCTCATCTCCGGGACATTATTTCCTAAAGGGGACACGGCCCCCATGCCTGTAATGACCACTCTTTTTCTCATTTTCTTATCCTCCGTCACATACACATCCCGCCATCGACACAGAGCACATGGCCGGTCACATACCCGGTCTCTCTGCCGGCCAGGAAGGACACCGCTCCCGCGATATCCTCAGGTTCTCCCATTCGACCCGCTGGAACGCCCTGCAGCACGGCCTCCACCGCCTGGGCAGGCATCTCTTCCGTCATCTCTGTATGGATCATGCCCGGTGCCACCGCATTCACCGTGATCCCCCGGGTGGCCACCTCTCTGGCATACGCCTTGGTCAGTCCAACCACGCCGGCTTTGGCGGCGCTGTAGTTGGCCTGTCCCGCATTGCCCATCAGACCTGAGACAGAGGAGATATTGATAATGCGTCCGTAACGACTACGCACCATGGTCCTGGCGGCCGCCTTCATCATGAAGAACACTCCCATCAGATCTACATCGATCACCTTCCGGAAGTCTTCCTCGCTCATTCTCATCAGGATGGCGTCTCTGTTGATCCCGGCGTTGTTGACAAGGATATCCAGCCTCCCGAATCGATCCAGGCACTGCCGGACCATGTCCTCACAGGCTTCTGGATCCGAGACATCCCCCTGGACCAGCAGCACCTCCGCACCGGCGTAGCTGCAGATCTCTGCCACTTCTTCTGCTGCCTCGCGGCGACCGGCATAGTTCAACACCACATCACAGCCATCCTTTGCCAGACGGATAGCCACCGCCCTTCCGATGCCACGGCTGGCCCCCGTGATCAGCGCGACCTGCCTTTCCTCAGCAAGAAACTTCCCAGCATCCTCTTTCATCTTATTTCTCCTCTCTCAGCACCGCGGCCACCTTGTCCAGATCCTCTGCTTTGTCGATCTGCATCAGCGCGATACTGCGATCTGTTTTTCTGATAAACCCGGACAAAACCTTGCCCGGTCCGATCTCGATCACTCTCTCTATCCCGGCCTCACTCATACGGCGGATCGTCTCTTCGAACCGCACGCTGTGGCTCACCTGCATGGCCAGCAATTCCTTCACGCTGGTCCCCTCCGGGCAGACATCGCCGAGATAGTTGAAGAGCACTGGAAATGCCATGGACTGGAACGAAACCTGTTGAAAATACTCCCGCAGGCCGCGTTCGGCTGGCTCCATATAGGAGGTGTGGAAGGGCCCGCTGACGGACAGACGTACACATCTGCCTTTGCCCTGGGCCTTCAGATACTCTTCACAGGCGGTAACTCCTTCCGCAGAGCCGGAGACCACCATCTGCCCCGGGCAGTTGTAGTTGGCCACCTCGACTCGTCCTACTTCTCTGCCGGCCGCACATGCCGCTTCCACGGTCTCCCGGTCCAGACCGATGATGGCAGACATCTCTGTCTCTTCCTGACTGGCACACCCCGCCATCAGCTGGCTCCGGCGCCGGATCAGCGTCAGTGCCGTCTCCGCATCGAACACGCCAGCTGCTGCCAGGGCGGAATATTCCCCCAGACTGAGCCCTGCCGCCATCGCAGGGGAGAATCCTCCGCTCCTCTCCTGGAGCACACGATAGACCCCCATGGCAAAGGCCAGCATCACCGGCTGCGTGATCGTCGTTTCCCGGAGGGTCTCCTCCGGTCCGTGGAAGGCAGCCTCCCGCTCTTCCCTGGTCAGAAGATCAAAGATCTCCCGGAAGGCCGGTTCCTTCTCATAGAAGTCCTGCCCCATGCCAACATACTGACTTCCCTGTCCTGCAAATACTATTCCTGTCTTCATATCCTTACCTTTCCATCAGATCCCGGATGACTTCTCTGACGGTGGTCATCCGGTGCACCTTTCCCACATCGGCTCCGCAGAAGAACAATCCGTGCTCCCAATCTCCATGCCAGGCAGCGATCAACGCCCGGTTGATACAGTAACGGATCTTGTCCGGCACACATCCACGGATACATCCAACACAGACTTCTGCCCCCTGACGACAACCTTTGGAGGCTCTCTCCAGAAGGGGACTTGCCACCGCCCGTCCCGGCATCCCCACCGGGCTCTCCACGATGACCGCATCCTCGTTCTTCGCCCGCAGGATCACATCCTTGAATCCCTGAGAAGCATCGCACTCCTCTGTAGCGATGAAACGGGTCGCCACCTGGATCCCGGAAGCACCAGCCTCCGTTACGGCGCCTATGTCCTCCCGATCATTGATGCCGCCCGCCGCAAAGACGGGGATCCCCTCTGCTGCCTCACAAACCTCTCTGACGATCTCCGGCAGCGCCCGGGTCTTCCCACTGAACAGGGAGTCCGGCGAAAACCCCAGGTGTCCGCCAGCCTTGCTCCCTTCCACCACGAACAGATCCGGCAGCCTTCCGCAGGAGTGTTTCCACTTCTTCATCAGCAGGGAAGCGGCTCTTCCACTGGAGACCACCGGGGCCAGCATCACTTCGGCGGAGCCGGCCAGCTCCGGCAGATTCAGGGGCAAGCCCGCGCCTGCGATCACACAGTCGATCCCCGCCTGGATCGCTGTTCGCACCATCTCGCCAAACTGCTGGGTGGCCACCATGGCGTTAATGGCCAGAAGACCCTTCCCGCCGCTGATCTGCCGGGCCTTTTCGATCTCGCTTTGCAGCGCCCGGACGTTGGCCACCTTCGG contains:
- the fabD gene encoding ACP S-malonyltransferase, translated to MKTGIVFAGQGSQYVGMGQDFYEKEPAFREIFDLLTREEREAAFHGPEETLRETTITQPVMLAFAMGVYRVLQERSGGFSPAMAAGLSLGEYSALAAAGVFDAETALTLIRRRSQLMAGCASQEETEMSAIIGLDRETVEAACAAGREVGRVEVANYNCPGQMVVSGSAEGVTACEEYLKAQGKGRCVRLSVSGPFHTSYMEPAERGLREYFQQVSFQSMAFPVLFNYLGDVCPEGTSVKELLAMQVSHSVRFEETIRRMSEAGIERVIEIGPGKVLSGFIRKTDRSIALMQIDKAEDLDKVAAVLREEK
- the fabG gene encoding 3-oxoacyl-[acyl-carrier-protein] reductase; its protein translation is MKEDAGKFLAEERQVALITGASRGIGRAVAIRLAKDGCDVVLNYAGRREAAEEVAEICSYAGAEVLLVQGDVSDPEACEDMVRQCLDRFGRLDILVNNAGINRDAILMRMSEEDFRKVIDVDLMGVFFMMKAAARTMVRSRYGRIINISSVSGLMGNAGQANYSAAKAGVVGLTKAYAREVATRGITVNAVAPGMIHTEMTEEMPAQAVEAVLQGVPAGRMGEPEDIAGAVSFLAGRETGYVTGHVLCVDGGMCM
- a CDS encoding AMP-binding protein; its protein translation is MSENIKVGQLKPVYPSEEHAHVKALLDFTVEKYGEDKAFIFKEKRAKRGEKQEYREVTFRELRDEVQALGTGLCAMGVRDTRIAIIGENSYGWQLAYLATMSGLGIVVPLDKGLPYAELKTSLDKSQSKVLIFDKKHRALADQLKQEESTVETFICMDSGSEFLCYAQILEHGRRLLAEGDDTFLKLPVDREAVAALIFTSGTTSAAKAVMLSQRNIMFNIYALKQVENIEYGDVNIALLPYHHTFGGSCQLLMYACGSTTVFCDGLKYLQKNFQEYHVSVFVGVPLLMEAMYKKILAAVKKQGKEKTFRRGIRIAKVLRKVGIDVRRRLFKDVLKELGGELRMVVSGASALDAAVIRGWSELGVEVVQGYGMTESAPVIAGENLFTRSPGSIGLGLPGMDVELDAPNEEGVGEIIVRSPSVMMGYYEEPEETAKVLQDGWLHTGDLAYLDKKGCIHICGRSKNVIVLKNGKNVYPEEIETILEELPYVKENIIYSEVRREGADDKDQVLVAKIVYDPEVMEGSYGATTEEAVRAVVAADLDRINEDMPKYKHVHRFSVQTEEMVKTTTGKVKRYQETK
- the fabZ gene encoding 3-hydroxyacyl-ACP dehydratase FabZ, with translation MKLNIQEIRQILPHRYPFLMVDRITDMEPGKYAYGIKCVSANEGQFTGHFPNYPVMPGVLILEALAQTGAVALLYEEENRGKLAMFGGVRQCRFKHEVLPGDVLELYCEIESRRGPMGFGNAVASVDGEIVAQAKLSFVIK
- a CDS encoding nitronate monooxygenase family protein; amino-acid sequence: MKHVWLTDKLSVPLIQGGMGVGISMGRLAGSVAAEGGMGVISTASIGFREKDFWTSPKVANVRALQSEIEKARQISGGKGLLAINAMVATQQFGEMVRTAIQAGIDCVIAGAGLPLNLPELAGSAEVMLAPVVSSGRAASLLMKKWKHSCGRLPDLFVVEGSKAGGHLGFSPDSLFSGKTRALPEIVREVCEAAEGIPVFAAGGINDREDIGAVTEAGASGIQVATRFIATEECDASQGFKDVILRAKNEDAVIVESPVGMPGRAVASPLLERASKGCRQGAEVCVGCIRGCVPDKIRYCINRALIAAWHGDWEHGLFFCGADVGKVHRMTTVREVIRDLMER
- a CDS encoding MarR family winged helix-turn-helix transcriptional regulator, producing MLEKNLTRVYNKFKLHLYGQFLREPDEKQEDSLSVQEIVYLELIIALRRPTINDFAHYAGLSGPNAAYRINRLINKGYISKIQSKKDKREYHLRPMPKYREKYGSALDYLNLVAARMKERFSPEEIEQFDQMLHTVVTELMPEMHSLNTNRVAREE
- the fabF gene encoding beta-ketoacyl-ACP synthase II; this translates as MRKRVVITGMGAVSPLGNNVPEMSEHAFAGVCGIGEITSFDASGHKVSVAAEVKDFDPSAYFDKMEARRTARFTQFAVAASMEAFRQSGLDMEKEDSVRCSVYLSSGIGGLGIIEREHSRGQKRGFDMVSPLFVPMAITNMAAGLTAIRLGFRGSCNCIVTACASASNAIGEAFHALRDGYADVILAGGTESCITELGIGGFTSMRALSEAKDPARASIPFDKERAGFVMGEGAGVLMMETYDHAVARGAEILGEIVGYGASCDAHHMTAPREDGEGAADAMCLAMEDAAVSPQEIGYINAHGTGTPLNDRCETRAVRKAFGEAAEDLVMSSTKSMMGHALGASGGLESILTVEALRKQMAPPTINYQVPDPDCDLDIAPGKAKAFQGEYAMSNSLGFGGHNASLVFRRAE